A genomic segment from Nostoc sp. ATCC 53789 encodes:
- a CDS encoding HU family DNA-binding protein, translating to MNKGELVDAVAAKTNITKKQADEVISAFLSVVIEAVANGEKITLVGFGSFERRDRSEREGRNPKTNEPMTIPATKVPAFSAGKQFKEKVAP from the coding sequence ATGAACAAAGGCGAATTAGTGGATGCTGTAGCAGCAAAGACCAACATCACAAAAAAGCAAGCCGATGAAGTCATTAGTGCTTTTTTGTCAGTAGTTATCGAAGCTGTAGCGAATGGAGAGAAGATAACGCTGGTAGGGTTTGGCTCATTCGAGCGGCGCGATCGCTCAGAGCGCGAAGGGCGTAATCCGAAAACCAATGAGCCAATGACTATCCCAGCGACCAAAGTGCCTGCGTTTTCTGCTGGGAAACAGTTTAAAGAAAAAGTAGCGCCATAG
- a CDS encoding GIY-YIG nuclease family protein, which produces MGDNLLVCTFPLITLEPNQLNLFSDLTVTPARTAETLVMSLEALLKWKSQIFEYQHKVRENKPPQQTALFDLTPKHCDPDQIDPLLLRLVPMSFYRMPVDSPGSACVYFIIDSAASVILYVGEKCRSNKRWQGIHACKDYIASYQDLHYHYGLQTAVNAAFWWDAPVDRRTRQELELNLILKWRSPFNKDNWERWGQPFG; this is translated from the coding sequence GTGGGCGATAATCTACTGGTTTGTACATTCCCATTAATCACCTTGGAACCCAACCAGCTAAATTTATTTTCTGATTTGACTGTCACACCAGCACGCACAGCAGAGACACTGGTAATGAGTCTTGAGGCGCTGTTGAAGTGGAAATCTCAGATTTTTGAATATCAGCATAAGGTGAGAGAAAACAAACCACCACAGCAGACGGCATTATTTGACCTTACCCCTAAGCACTGCGACCCAGACCAAATTGATCCACTCTTGCTGCGGCTTGTGCCAATGTCGTTTTATCGAATGCCAGTTGATAGTCCTGGGTCAGCTTGTGTATATTTCATCATAGACTCGGCGGCTTCTGTTATTTTGTACGTAGGCGAAAAGTGCCGCAGTAACAAGCGATGGCAGGGTATACACGCCTGCAAAGATTACATCGCCAGCTACCAGGATTTACATTATCACTATGGGTTACAAACAGCAGTCAACGCCGCATTTTGGTGGGATGCTCCGGTTGATCGACGCACACGGCAAGAGTTAGAGTTGAACCTTATTTTGAAGTGGCGCAGTCCATTTAATAAGGATAACTGGGAACGGTGGGGGCAGCCTTTTGGGTAG